The Litoreibacter ponti genome includes a window with the following:
- a CDS encoding aspartate carbamoyltransferase catalytic subunit, which yields MTFRAQHLLGIEHLGPDEISTLLDLADQYVELNRRDVKHSEVLAGLTQINMFFENSTRTQASFEIAGKRLGADVMNMAMQASSVKKGETLIDTALTLNAMHPDLLVVRHPHSGAVDLLAQKVNCAVLNAGDGRHEHPTQALLDALTIRRAKGRLHRLSIAICGDIAHSRVARSNLILLGKMENRVRLVGPPTLMPSGISEFGVEVFDDMREGLRDVDVVMMLRLQKERMDGGFIPSEREYYHRYGLDPEKLAYAKDDAIIMHPGPMNRGVEIDGVLADDINRSVIQEQVEMGVAVRMAAMELLVKSRRAAAGPREVLA from the coding sequence ATGACATTCCGCGCACAGCATTTGCTGGGGATTGAGCATCTTGGCCCCGATGAGATCAGCACCCTGCTGGACCTCGCCGACCAGTATGTCGAGCTGAACCGCCGCGATGTGAAGCACTCGGAGGTGCTGGCGGGGCTGACCCAGATCAACATGTTCTTCGAGAACTCCACCCGCACGCAGGCCAGCTTCGAGATCGCGGGCAAGCGGCTGGGCGCCGATGTGATGAACATGGCGATGCAGGCGAGCTCGGTCAAAAAGGGCGAGACGCTGATCGACACGGCCCTCACCCTGAACGCGATGCACCCGGACCTGCTGGTCGTGCGCCACCCCCACTCGGGCGCGGTGGACCTGCTGGCCCAGAAGGTCAATTGCGCGGTGCTGAACGCGGGCGATGGCAGGCACGAGCACCCCACCCAAGCGCTGCTCGACGCGCTGACGATCCGGCGCGCCAAGGGGCGGTTGCACCGGCTGTCGATTGCGATTTGTGGCGACATTGCCCACAGCCGTGTGGCCCGGTCGAACCTGATCCTGCTGGGCAAGATGGAGAACCGCGTGCGCCTCGTCGGCCCGCCGACCCTGATGCCTTCGGGCATCTCGGAGTTCGGGGTAGAAGTCTTCGACGACATGCGCGAGGGCCTGCGCGACGTGGATGTGGTGATGATGCTGCGGCTCCAGAAAGAGCGGATGGATGGCGGCTTCATCCCGTCGGAGCGCGAGTATTACCACCGGTACGGGCTCGACCCCGAAAAGCTGGCCTATGCCAAGGATGACGCGATCATCATGCATCCCGGCCCGATGAACCGGGGCGTCGAGATCGACGGGGTGCTGGCCGACGACATCAACCGCTCGGTGATCCAGGAGCAGGTCGAGATGGGCGTCGCCGTGCGCATGGCCGCGATGGAGCTGCTGGTAAAATCCCGGCGCGCCGCCGCCGGTCCGCGCGAGGTCTTGGCGTGA
- the pyrC gene encoding dihydroorotase, which produces MSELVLTNARLIDPDAGTEAPGHLHIKDGRINEILAQDIDISAKFTAVNSLDCGGKVLAPGIIDIGVKVCEPGERHKESFRTAGRAAAAGGVTTMVTRPDTIPTVDTPETLEFAKRRGTVIAPLRIAPMAALTKDRQGREMVEMGFLMDAGAVAFSDGDNVVTDPKVLSRAMTYARSLGALVMGHPQDPGLSAGAAVTSGKFASLRGLPAVSPMAERMGLERDLALVEMTGVRYHADQLSTAASLPALERAKAAGLDVTAGVSIHHLTLNELDVGDYRTFFKVKPPLRSEDDRLAMVEAVASGLIDVVCSMHTPQDEESKRLPFEEAASGAVGLQTLLPAAMRLVHAGVDLPTLWRALSLNPAKRLGLEGGRLEEGAPADLVLFDPDAPFVLDRETLFSKSKNTPFDGQRMQGRVLRTFVGGTEVYARA; this is translated from the coding sequence ATGTCCGAGCTGGTTTTGACCAATGCGCGCCTTATCGATCCGGATGCGGGAACCGAGGCGCCGGGCCATCTGCACATCAAGGATGGGCGGATAAACGAAATATTAGCTCAAGATATTGATATATCTGCAAAGTTTACAGCTGTTAACTCGCTCGATTGCGGCGGCAAGGTTCTGGCCCCGGGCATCATCGATATCGGCGTAAAGGTCTGCGAGCCCGGCGAGCGCCACAAGGAAAGTTTCCGCACCGCCGGGCGCGCCGCGGCCGCAGGCGGCGTCACCACCATGGTCACCCGCCCCGACACGATCCCAACCGTCGATACGCCGGAGACGCTGGAATTCGCCAAACGACGCGGCACCGTGATCGCCCCTTTGCGGATCGCGCCGATGGCCGCGCTGACCAAGGACCGTCAAGGGCGCGAGATGGTCGAGATGGGGTTTTTGATGGACGCAGGCGCGGTGGCGTTTTCCGATGGCGATAACGTGGTGACCGACCCCAAGGTTTTGAGCCGCGCAATGACATATGCCCGCTCGCTGGGCGCGCTGGTGATGGGACACCCGCAAGATCCCGGGCTCAGCGCCGGCGCTGCGGTGACATCGGGCAAGTTCGCCTCGCTGCGCGGGCTTCCAGCGGTGTCGCCAATGGCGGAGCGGATGGGGCTGGAGCGGGATTTGGCACTCGTTGAGATGACCGGCGTGCGCTACCACGCCGACCAGCTGTCCACCGCCGCCAGCCTGCCCGCGCTGGAACGCGCCAAGGCTGCGGGGCTGGACGTGACGGCGGGGGTTTCGATCCACCACCTGACGCTGAACGAGCTGGATGTGGGCGACTACCGCACCTTCTTCAAAGTGAAGCCGCCTCTGCGGTCCGAGGACGACCGGCTTGCCATGGTGGAGGCCGTGGCGTCGGGCCTGATCGACGTGGTGTGTTCGATGCACACACCGCAGGACGAAGAAAGCAAGCGGCTGCCGTTCGAGGAAGCGGCCTCGGGTGCGGTCGGGTTGCAAACCTTGCTGCCCGCCGCGATGCGGCTGGTCCATGCGGGTGTCGATCTGCCGACCCTGTGGCGCGCGTTGTCCTTGAACCCGGCCAAGCGGCTGGGTCTGGAGGGCGGCCGCCTAGAGGAAGGCGCGCCCGCCGATCTGGTGCTGTTCGATCCCGACGCGCCGTTTGTGCTGGACCGCGAGACGCTGTTTTCGAAATCCAAGAACACACCTTTCGACGGTCAGCGGATGCAGGGCCGGGTGCTGCGCACCTTCGTGGGTGGCACAGAGGTCTACGCCCGTGCCTGA
- the plsY gene encoding glycerol-3-phosphate 1-O-acyltransferase PlsY, which produces MPEITSAPELLALVAVLAYLLGSVPFGLVIARLLGLGDLRAIGSGNIGATNVLRTGSKGGALATLVLDAGKGGIAVLVARALVGEDAAQLAGFAAFFGHVFPVWLKFQGGKGVATYLGTLLALAFPVGLAACLTWLAFALLFRISSLAALAAAALVPMWLQVLGLPEFTLLALALGALIWVRHAGNIRRILKGTEKKIALKKE; this is translated from the coding sequence GTGCCTGAGATCACTTCCGCCCCCGAATTACTCGCGCTGGTCGCCGTACTGGCCTACCTGCTGGGCTCGGTGCCCTTTGGCCTTGTGATCGCCCGCCTGCTGGGTCTGGGCGATTTGCGAGCCATCGGCTCGGGAAACATCGGGGCGACCAACGTGCTGCGCACGGGCTCCAAGGGCGGCGCGCTCGCCACTCTGGTGCTGGACGCGGGCAAGGGCGGCATTGCCGTTCTGGTCGCGCGGGCTCTCGTGGGTGAGGACGCGGCGCAGCTGGCAGGATTTGCGGCCTTCTTCGGCCATGTCTTCCCGGTCTGGCTGAAATTTCAGGGTGGCAAGGGCGTGGCGACCTATCTGGGCACGCTGCTGGCCCTCGCCTTCCCGGTCGGTTTGGCCGCCTGCCTGACATGGCTCGCCTTCGCGCTGCTGTTCCGTATCTCGTCGCTCGCAGCGCTTGCCGCCGCAGCGCTTGTGCCAATGTGGCTGCAGGTGCTGGGCCTGCCGGAGTTCACCCTGCTCGCCCTTGCCCTTGGCGCACTGATCTGGGTGCGCCATGCGGGCAACATCCGCCGCATCCTCAAAGGCACCGAGAAGAAGATCGCGCTGAAGAAGGAATAG
- a CDS encoding DUF805 domain-containing protein, whose amino-acid sequence MRPFAALKSCLLKSFRWRGRAPRSEFWWFLLVYSAGFWVALIETLMRPDEVVTEDDVGPMLIYMMVLFLPMLAVMARRLHDKGLTAWLMFLLLLPFGQVALLILAALPGDRGPNAHGPDPLGREREALTYGSSRIPVVRDDD is encoded by the coding sequence ATGAGGCCGTTCGCAGCTTTGAAATCCTGCCTTTTGAAGTCTTTCCGCTGGCGCGGTCGCGCGCCGCGCTCCGAATTCTGGTGGTTCCTGCTGGTCTATTCGGCCGGGTTCTGGGTCGCGCTGATCGAGACGTTGATGCGCCCGGACGAGGTGGTGACCGAGGACGATGTCGGCCCAATGCTGATCTACATGATGGTCTTGTTCCTGCCGATGCTGGCGGTCATGGCGCGCCGCTTGCATGACAAGGGGCTGACGGCGTGGCTCATGTTTTTGCTGCTGCTGCCCTTCGGGCAAGTCGCGCTGTTGATCCTCGCGGCCCTGCCCGGGGATCGTGGCCCGAACGCCCACGGCCCGGACCCGCTGGGTCGCGAGCGCGAGGCGCTGACCTATGGCAGCTCCCGCATCCCGGTGGTGCGCGACGATGACTAG
- a CDS encoding glutamate--cysteine ligase, with translation MSIPQSGGGPITHHDQLAELLSDGCKPREAWRIGTEHEKFGFCQDTHKPLPYDGERSIKAVLTGLRDRFEWAPVEEDGNIIGLTKDGANVSLEPGGALELSGAPLETVHQTCDEVNSHLAEVKSVADEIGVKFIGLGAAPEWTHEQMPLMPKGRYKLMNNYMEKVGTMGTAMMRRTCTVQVNLDFGSEADMVQKLRVSLALQPVAVALFANSPFFEGKPNGHKSWRSRIWRDLDADRTGMLPFVFEDGFGFEAWVQYVLDVPMYFVYRDGVYIDALGQSFRDFLKGELPALPGEKPLLSDWADHLTTVFPEARIKQFIEMRGADGGPWRRLCALPAFWVGLLYDQTALDAAWDLCKGWDAETREGLRIAASVDGLAAEVNGIKMHDLAREVVAISELGLKNREKPGAGGLVPDETHFLNALKESIESGKTPADELLEKYHGEWGGDLSRIYDEYAY, from the coding sequence ATGTCCATTCCCCAGTCCGGCGGCGGCCCGATCACCCATCATGACCAACTCGCAGAGCTTCTGAGCGACGGCTGCAAGCCGCGTGAGGCTTGGCGCATCGGCACCGAGCACGAGAAATTCGGCTTCTGCCAAGACACCCACAAGCCGCTGCCATATGACGGCGAGCGCTCGATCAAGGCGGTTTTGACCGGCTTGCGCGATCGTTTCGAGTGGGCACCGGTGGAGGAAGACGGGAACATCATCGGTCTGACCAAGGATGGCGCAAACGTCTCGCTGGAACCCGGCGGCGCGCTCGAGCTGTCGGGTGCCCCGCTCGAGACCGTGCACCAGACCTGCGACGAGGTGAATTCCCATCTGGCCGAGGTCAAATCCGTGGCCGACGAGATCGGCGTGAAGTTCATCGGCCTCGGCGCCGCGCCGGAATGGACTCACGAGCAGATGCCGCTGATGCCCAAGGGCCGCTACAAGCTGATGAACAACTACATGGAAAAGGTCGGCACCATGGGCACCGCCATGATGCGCCGCACCTGCACCGTGCAGGTGAACCTCGATTTCGGATCCGAGGCCGATATGGTGCAAAAACTGCGCGTCTCGCTGGCGCTGCAGCCCGTGGCGGTCGCGCTGTTTGCCAATTCGCCATTCTTCGAGGGCAAGCCCAACGGGCACAAATCATGGCGCTCGCGCATCTGGCGCGATCTGGATGCCGACCGCACCGGCATGCTGCCCTTCGTCTTTGAGGACGGCTTCGGGTTCGAGGCCTGGGTGCAATACGTGCTCGATGTGCCGATGTATTTCGTCTACCGCGACGGGGTCTATATCGATGCGCTCGGCCAGTCTTTCCGCGACTTCCTGAAGGGCGAGCTGCCCGCGCTGCCGGGCGAGAAGCCGCTGCTGTCAGACTGGGCCGACCATTTGACGACGGTGTTCCCGGAGGCCCGCATCAAGCAATTCATCGAAATGCGCGGGGCCGATGGCGGTCCGTGGCGGCGCCTGTGTGCGCTGCCTGCCTTCTGGGTCGGACTGCTCTACGATCAAACGGCGCTCGATGCGGCGTGGGACCTGTGCAAGGGCTGGGACGCCGAGACCCGCGAAGGCCTACGCATCGCGGCCTCCGTGGATGGGCTCGCGGCAGAGGTGAATGGGATAAAGATGCACGACCTCGCGCGCGAAGTCGTCGCTATTTCCGAGCTGGGGCTGAAGAACCGCGAAAAGCCCGGTGCGGGCGGGCTGGTGCCCGACGAGACGCATTTCCTCAACGCGCTGAAAGAGAGCATTGAGAGCGGCAAGACCCCCGCCGACGAGCTGCTTGAGAAGTACCATGGCGAATGGGGCGGTGACCTGAGCCGTATCTACGACGAATACGCCTACTAG
- a CDS encoding 16S rRNA (uracil(1498)-N(3))-methyltransferase — protein sequence MERAKIRLFVDHDLGAGQSVPMTQPQANYLFNVMRLKVDDRIALFNSRDGEWTARVVDAAKRRGMVVCEAQTLPLQMPPDLWLFFAPIKKARTDFIVEKAAEMGAARVLPVSTEFTNSERIRQDKLQAHAIEAAEQCGGTYVPEVAELAKLGAVLDNWPPDRHLLFCDETLAGAATDLSQLPQGPWAIVIGPEGGFSEPERARLRELGHAISLGPRILRADTAAVAALALWQQALGDWT from the coding sequence ATGGAACGCGCGAAGATACGGCTGTTTGTAGACCACGATTTGGGCGCGGGACAATCCGTCCCGATGACGCAGCCGCAGGCAAATTACCTGTTCAATGTCATGCGCCTGAAGGTGGATGACCGCATTGCGCTGTTCAATTCGCGCGATGGCGAATGGACCGCGCGGGTGGTCGACGCCGCCAAGCGGCGTGGCATGGTCGTGTGCGAGGCGCAGACCCTGCCATTGCAGATGCCGCCCGACCTCTGGCTATTCTTCGCGCCAATCAAGAAGGCGCGCACCGACTTCATCGTCGAAAAGGCCGCCGAGATGGGCGCGGCGCGCGTTCTGCCGGTCTCGACCGAGTTCACCAATTCCGAGCGTATCCGCCAGGACAAGCTGCAGGCCCACGCCATCGAGGCGGCGGAGCAATGCGGCGGAACTTACGTGCCGGAGGTGGCCGAGCTGGCGAAGCTAGGCGCGGTGCTCGACAACTGGCCGCCGGACAGGCACCTTCTATTCTGCGACGAGACGCTCGCGGGCGCGGCCACCGACTTGTCTCAACTGCCACAAGGGCCTTGGGCGATCGTCATCGGTCCCGAAGGCGGCTTTTCCGAGCCCGAGCGCGCCCGCCTGCGCGAGTTGGGCCATGCCATCAGCCTTGGCCCGCGCATCCTGCGTGCCGACACCGCCGCCGTTGCGGCATTGGCGCTGTGGCAGCAGGCACTTGGAGACTGGACATGA
- the ubiA gene encoding 4-hydroxybenzoate octaprenyltransferase: protein MTETSQVPEGQVIDAVPQNWVDTWAPVWSRPYLRLSRADRPIGTWLLLLPCWWGVLLAAGADPKGLALFDLWIIAGCAMGAFLMRGAGCTWNDISDREFDAQVARTKSRPIPSGQVTARQAAVWMVIQALLALGILLTFKAAAIALGILALLPVAIYPFAKRFTWWPQVFLGLAFNWGALLAWAAHTGSLSAAPFVLYLAGIAWTLFYDTIYAHQDTEDDALIGVKSTARLFGEDSPKWLRAFMVAAVVLMSAAVIIALVPERNVIALTLALAGVWAFGWHMVWQLRRLDTDDPENCMRLFRSNRDAGLIPTLFLAAAALL from the coding sequence ATGACCGAGACAAGCCAAGTTCCAGAGGGGCAAGTCATTGATGCGGTGCCGCAGAACTGGGTGGACACATGGGCCCCGGTCTGGAGCCGCCCCTATCTTCGCCTCAGTCGCGCCGACCGGCCCATCGGCACCTGGCTGCTGCTGCTGCCCTGCTGGTGGGGCGTTCTTCTGGCGGCGGGGGCCGATCCGAAGGGTCTGGCCCTGTTCGATCTCTGGATCATCGCCGGCTGCGCCATGGGGGCGTTCCTGATGCGCGGTGCGGGCTGCACTTGGAACGACATCTCCGACCGGGAGTTCGACGCGCAGGTGGCGCGCACCAAGTCGCGGCCGATCCCCTCGGGCCAGGTCACGGCGAGGCAGGCGGCAGTCTGGATGGTTATCCAGGCTCTGCTGGCGCTTGGTATCCTGCTGACGTTCAAAGCGGCGGCCATCGCGCTTGGGATCCTCGCACTGCTGCCCGTGGCGATCTACCCGTTTGCCAAGCGGTTCACCTGGTGGCCGCAGGTCTTTCTGGGGCTGGCCTTCAACTGGGGCGCGCTTCTGGCCTGGGCGGCGCATACCGGCAGCCTGAGTGCGGCTCCGTTCGTGCTGTATCTGGCGGGGATCGCCTGGACGCTGTTCTACGACACAATCTATGCCCATCAGGACACCGAGGATGATGCCCTGATCGGGGTGAAATCCACCGCGCGGCTCTTCGGGGAAGACAGCCCCAAATGGCTGCGCGCCTTCATGGTGGCGGCGGTGGTCTTGATGAGCGCCGCGGTGATCATCGCGCTGGTGCCCGAGCGCAATGTGATCGCGCTGACCCTTGCGCTGGCCGGGGTCTGGGCCTTTGGCTGGCACATGGTCTGGCAACTGCGCCGCCTCGATACGGATGACCCAGAGAATTGCATGCGGCTCTTTCGGTCCAACCGCGACGCCGGGCTCATCCCCACGCTGTTTCTTGCCGCCGCCGCGCTCCTGTGA
- a CDS encoding OmpA family protein — protein MRLKTIAAFVVAAGLSVGGAYLASGWVEQRSAAAVTSTLIDGEHEYISVTTDGLLVALGGQAPDEATRFRIVSAVGRVVDPDRIVDNMDVRAATQIEAPRFSVEMLRNGDGISLIGLVPERGDEAESEIAIVERLSDVAGEGGVTNMLESASYPVPLNWDRALDFAIDALRELERSKISVSADLVEITAISNSPEDQRNIESRLARRGPEGVRLALRISAPRPVITPFTLRFTLDAEGRAAFDACSADTPASRSRILRAATEAGQIEKPDCAIGLGVPSPNWAEAVEIAIAGLKDMGGGSLTFSDADVTLIALDTTPQGTFDRVVGEIDAALPDVFSMHAVLPEKVEVNAEGEDLIPEFTATRSPEGLVQLRGRLNDDSIEQIVGSFARAQFGSDNVYLATRDDPGLPQNWAVRVLAALEGLATLENGSALVQEDYVEIRGTTGDKQASDTISRMLADKLGDAENFELFVRYDELLDTTLNIPTPEECVSRINTIIDGAKIVFEPSSSEITPDASRTIDRIAEIARQCERVKMEIGGHTDSQGREVMNEELSQQRADAVLAALLSRRVLTGNMTARGYGEAQPIADNSTEEGREANRRIEFKLLTDARAAATPEAPAEDGTAETSEETETPSE, from the coding sequence ATGAGACTGAAGACTATCGCAGCTTTTGTCGTCGCCGCTGGCCTGTCGGTCGGGGGGGCGTATCTTGCGTCCGGATGGGTTGAGCAGCGCTCCGCCGCGGCTGTCACCTCGACCCTGATCGACGGCGAGCACGAATATATCTCGGTCACGACAGATGGTCTTTTGGTGGCGCTCGGCGGGCAGGCCCCGGACGAGGCCACCCGGTTTCGCATCGTCTCCGCCGTCGGCCGCGTCGTCGATCCCGACCGCATCGTAGACAATATGGATGTCCGGGCCGCGACCCAGATCGAGGCCCCGCGCTTCTCGGTGGAAATGCTGCGCAACGGGGATGGGATTTCGCTGATCGGGCTCGTGCCCGAACGCGGGGATGAGGCGGAAAGCGAAATCGCCATTGTCGAACGGCTGTCGGACGTCGCGGGCGAGGGTGGCGTGACGAATATGCTCGAAAGTGCCAGCTACCCCGTTCCGTTGAATTGGGACCGCGCGCTGGACTTTGCCATCGACGCGCTCCGCGAGCTAGAGCGCTCGAAGATCTCTGTTTCGGCTGATCTGGTCGAAATCACCGCGATATCGAATAGCCCCGAAGATCAGCGCAACATCGAAAGCCGGCTTGCACGGCGCGGGCCGGAAGGCGTGCGGCTCGCTTTGCGCATCTCCGCGCCGCGCCCAGTTATTACACCGTTTACCCTGCGCTTTACGCTGGATGCGGAGGGCCGCGCGGCCTTCGATGCCTGCTCCGCCGACACACCCGCCAGCCGGTCACGCATCCTGCGTGCGGCGACCGAGGCAGGGCAGATCGAAAAGCCCGATTGCGCCATCGGGCTGGGCGTGCCCTCCCCGAACTGGGCGGAGGCGGTCGAGATTGCTATTGCTGGCCTAAAAGATATGGGCGGTGGGTCGCTGACATTTTCGGATGCGGACGTCACGCTGATCGCGCTCGACACGACGCCGCAGGGCACATTTGACCGGGTTGTGGGCGAAATCGACGCCGCCTTGCCCGACGTCTTTTCGATGCATGCGGTCTTGCCGGAAAAGGTCGAGGTGAATGCCGAGGGCGAAGACCTGATCCCGGAGTTCACCGCGACCCGCAGCCCTGAAGGACTGGTCCAGCTGCGCGGCCGTCTCAACGATGACAGCATCGAGCAGATCGTCGGCTCCTTCGCGCGCGCTCAGTTCGGGTCGGACAACGTCTATCTGGCAACGCGTGATGACCCGGGGCTGCCACAGAATTGGGCCGTGCGCGTGCTCGCCGCATTGGAAGGCCTCGCCACTCTGGAAAACGGCTCTGCACTGGTGCAGGAAGACTACGTCGAAATTCGCGGCACAACGGGCGACAAGCAAGCGTCGGACACGATCTCGCGCATGTTGGCCGACAAGCTGGGCGATGCGGAGAATTTCGAGCTGTTCGTGCGCTATGACGAGCTACTCGACACGACGCTGAACATCCCGACGCCAGAGGAATGCGTCAGCCGCATCAACACAATCATCGACGGCGCCAAGATCGTGTTCGAGCCGTCATCTTCGGAGATTACCCCGGATGCCAGCCGCACCATCGACCGCATCGCGGAGATCGCGCGGCAATGCGAGCGGGTGAAGATGGAGATCGGCGGGCACACCGACAGCCAGGGCCGCGAAGTGATGAACGAAGAGCTGAGCCAGCAGCGCGCCGATGCCGTGCTGGCCGCGCTTCTGTCGCGGCGGGTGCTGACGGGCAACATGACCGCGCGCGGCTATGGTGAGGCACAACCGATTGCGGACAATTCGACCGAAGAGGGCCGCGAAGCCAACCGGCGCATCGAGTTCAAGCTGTTGACAGATGCCCGCGCTGCGGCCACACCCGAGGCACCGGCCGAGGATGGCACGGCCGAGACTTCAGAAGAGACCGAGACCCCCAGTGAATAG
- a CDS encoding molybdenum cofactor biosynthesis protein MoaE, protein MRVVVQEAEFDPGAELNAFGRGNTDIGAIVSFTGVTRDVSGGLSEMQIEHYPGMTERAITQICEEAQKRWSLADVLVIHRHGLMQAGDNIMMVATASRHRTDAFAAADFLMDYLKSRAPFWKKEVTAQGADWVESKQDDEDALDRWS, encoded by the coding sequence ATGCGGGTCGTGGTGCAAGAGGCCGAGTTCGATCCGGGGGCGGAGTTGAACGCCTTTGGCCGCGGCAACACCGATATCGGCGCGATTGTCAGCTTCACCGGCGTGACCCGCGATGTGTCCGGCGGCCTGAGCGAAATGCAGATCGAGCATTACCCGGGCATGACCGAACGCGCGATTACGCAGATCTGTGAAGAGGCGCAAAAGCGCTGGTCGCTGGCCGACGTTCTGGTGATCCACCGTCACGGCCTGATGCAAGCGGGCGACAATATCATGATGGTCGCGACTGCCTCGCGCCACCGCACCGATGCGTTCGCGGCGGCGGATTTTCTGATGGATTATCTCAAGTCCCGCGCGCCCTTCTGGAAGAAGGAGGTCACCGCGCAAGGTGCCGATTGGGTCGAAAGCAAACAGGACGACGAAGACGCGCTCGACCGCTGGTCGTAG
- the moaD gene encoding molybdopterin converting factor subunit 1: MIDVLYFAWVRERIGMPKERLETQAKTVLELVEELRAREERYALAFSDLSSLRVAVDQDLTDFGASLDGAREVAFFPPMTGG; this comes from the coding sequence GTGATTGACGTGCTGTACTTCGCCTGGGTGCGCGAGCGCATCGGGATGCCCAAGGAGCGGCTTGAGACGCAGGCCAAGACCGTGCTGGAGCTGGTCGAAGAGCTGCGCGCCCGCGAAGAGCGCTACGCCCTGGCTTTCTCCGATCTCTCATCCCTACGGGTGGCGGTGGACCAGGACCTGACCGATTTCGGTGCTTCGCTCGACGGCGCGCGGGAGGTTGCGTTCTTCCCGCCCATGACAGGCGGCTGA
- the pgsA gene encoding CDP-diacylglycerol--glycerol-3-phosphate 3-phosphatidyltransferase, translating to MTWNIPNILTLLRLLAAPGVAVMFLYFQRPYADWFALILFVTAALTDWIDGYLARAWKQESKFGAMLDPIADKAMVVIALCVITGFSGMNPWILLPATVIIFREVFVSGLREFLGDTAGLLKVTNLAKWKTTAQMVAIAVLFATGLFEHEFLDRTTGMDNAVLEAIMSGSAEDTLGLMWYSEAANLTFLIGTVLLTIAAVLTLVTGFDYLRKAMPYLRDEVKS from the coding sequence ATGACGTGGAACATACCCAACATCCTGACGCTTCTGCGCCTGCTGGCCGCCCCCGGCGTCGCCGTGATGTTTCTCTACTTCCAGCGCCCCTATGCCGACTGGTTCGCGCTGATCCTGTTCGTCACCGCGGCGCTGACCGACTGGATCGACGGCTACCTTGCGCGCGCGTGGAAACAGGAAAGCAAGTTCGGCGCGATGCTCGACCCGATCGCGGACAAGGCGATGGTGGTGATTGCCCTTTGCGTCATCACGGGCTTTTCCGGCATGAACCCGTGGATTCTGCTGCCCGCGACGGTGATCATTTTCCGCGAGGTTTTCGTGTCTGGCCTGCGCGAGTTTTTGGGCGATACAGCGGGCCTTCTCAAGGTGACCAACCTCGCCAAATGGAAAACCACAGCGCAGATGGTCGCAATCGCCGTGCTGTTCGCCACCGGTCTGTTCGAGCATGAGTTCCTCGACCGGACGACCGGCATGGACAATGCCGTGCTGGAGGCGATCATGAGCGGCAGCGCCGAGGATACGCTGGGGCTGATGTGGTATTCGGAGGCGGCGAACCTGACCTTCCTGATCGGGACCGTGCTGCTGACGATTGCGGCCGTGCTGACGCTGGTCACCGGGTTCGACTATCTCCGCAAGGCGATGCCGTATTTGCGCGACGAGGTGAAGTCGTGA